The following DNA comes from Nicotiana sylvestris chromosome 10, ASM39365v2, whole genome shotgun sequence.
actgatttctttgaccttccctcttttggaatcaagttagagtcatacgaaaaaaaagagttcatgtcacataggtttattttagaaagttcatttcaaaaggaaaattttaataaaaagagataaagaagaaaaaaaagaaaaaaaagagagaaaaaaaagaaggaaaaacaaaagaaaaggaaaatagtaacaaaagtagtcttgtgaactatgtttgacctcattcttgtcaccacaagatacgagGCAGCCTTatggttcggtcataccaaataaaatatttcataatcccacgaagtcgagagtggggcagtctttcttagtaactccataaaaaaaaagaaatgaaaaaaaatagatTCAAACTCCCctattttagaaattggggcaaagtttttagaatggattccaaaagttgtaaataaattaacctcaTTGTCATAGTtacttgagcctttatgatatcctttctttctaatcctgtccaaaagccatattacagtccaaaaaagacctcacggataatctttgagagtgctgagtttagacatgccaagggtatatgatgtttttaccatgattaatgccttgtcatctgcagaattagaggaaataagaaaaaaagaacaaaatgagagagtcttattggtgaaaaccttcacaggcaccataagacgaggatgagttgagagaaagaacaaaataagataggcttgatggtgaaaacccttcgggcaccacAAGTCGAacaaggatcgtgaatcagatagaataatcggagcattgaagcccagtttcacggtttaggggtgtaacaagagttgaacatcagacttgcttgatagattaggccacaggtgcatgccatggtcattagagttggtatccacatctgataagtttctactttgtacttttcttgttaggaatcatctctttccattgtcctttactctgttccttttgtcttgtttacttcctcttcctgagtctgtttggtcagaacaagtgagaaatgacttcaaaatttgccaccaactttccaattgcacaaaacgggatctggctagcacatcaaagtggcataagtcaggaaagagcagcgtgcacactgagttggtaacaatcaacgtgctttgggattcatgtgaaatacaaatgtttggtatatgtcaattcatgaacaatgcaacagataaaggatgttgggtgaacggatcaaaggtattttttgtgataaggttgacagagaaagtagttaaccaataacaagcaaagtctttcgagtggaaatcaaagttatcatggcaactGAATGACCAATAGAcgtcaaggccaaggccagtggcatACGTCAGGAAAGAATAGCAAGCACACTGAGTTGGTAAAAAATCAACatgttttgggattcatgtgaaatacaaaggttcggtaaatgtcaattcatgagcaaaacgcaacagatagaggaagttgggtctgaacggatcagaggtatttctgtgataagggtgacagagaaagtggttagacaataaacaagcaaggtctttcgagttgaaatcaaagttatcatgggaagtgaaggagcaacctccctcaaagtcaaggccacagaccaaccaccatatttataaactcacaagtttctttgtttgaaatagggATGAAAATTGTgcccaaatcaaagcttggaagtttgaattttttttttcaagtgtcgtgcccaaattttgtcagcacaaaggcggtttgagaaggggaaaggaaaatttgtttgatctacaggaaccctccatgaggaaaagaaTGGTTTAGGGGCAAGAAATTTTGTTCGTTCTACAGATATCATCTAGGAAtaaagcatggctcaggtaagttcattctcggcttttcaggaccctcctggataattggatttaatttaaaaatctcaggaccctcctggataatgggatttaatttttcttaaaagggggggggggttcccAGGATCATCCAGGATAATGGGACATAGTTAAATttcaagaccttcatagataacaaaatttagcataagttctactttggggaagtataatttagcatttaaaGCCTTTCACTTTTGAGATACGACTAGGTTTGAAATTTTTAGGATAAGGGAATTTAGTTTAGAATTTATTTTGATAACATGATTcggttaacactcacatatgttcccaatatcaaactggggcagaaaaatttgtTTTGTtatgtctgttttgttgtaatcaggttcaaAGGAAAAGTAGTTTCAAGAAGATGACAATTCAGgttcaacaatcaggcacccacctggagaaacaagggaggacaattcaaaggaaaagcagtttTAAGAAGAGGACAATTCATGTtatgcaatcaggcacccacctggagaacaaataGAGAGCAGCAGTTTCAGAGGAGTCAGTTCgagttggaaatcaggcacccacctggagaacaaagggaagacagttcaagtgttggaattcaggcacccacctaagaGAACGAAGGGAAAGCAGCAGTTTCAGAGGAGTCAGTTcgagttcggcaatcaggcacccacttggagaacaaagggaaagcaattcaagtgttggtaatcaggagcccacctggagagcaaaggaaaatcaattcaagtgttggtaatcaggagcccacctggagaacaaagggaaaacaattcaagtgttggtaatcaggagcccacctggagaacaaagggaaagcaattcaagtgttggtaatcaggagccctcctggagaacaaagggaaggcaatacaagtgttggtaattaggagcccacctggagaacaaagggaaagcaattcaagtgttggtaatcaggagcccacctggagagcaaaggaaaatcaattcaagtgttggtaatcaggagcctacctggagaacaaagggaaaacaattcaagtgttggtaatcaggagcccacctggagaacaaagggaaagcaattcaagtgttggtaatcaggagccctcctggagaacaaagggaaggcaatacaagtgttggtaattaggagtccacctggagaacaaagggaaaacaattcaagtgttggtaaacaggagcccacctggagaacaaagggaaagcaattcaaatgttggtaatctggagcccacctagaaaacaaagggaaagcaattcaaatgttggtaatcaggagcccacctggagaacaaagggaaagcaattcaagtgttggtaatcaggagcccacctagagaacaaagggaagtagttcaagtttcgaggaaaaacagtgcaaatgttggtaattaggagcccacctggagaacaaagggaaaacaattcaagtgttggtaatcaggagcccacctggagacaggagcccacctggagaacaaagggaaaagaattcaagtgttggtaatcatgagcccacctggagaacaaagggaagcaattcaagtttcgaggaaaaacaatgcaaatgttggtaatcaggagcccacctggagaacaaagggaagacaattcaagtgttggtaatcaggagcctacctggagaacaaagggaaagcaattcaagtgttggtaatcaggaccctacctggagaacaaagggaaacagtTTATGTCTTAAGGAAGAACAGTGCAAATGTTGGTAatgaggcacccacctggagaacaaagggaaagaaacaatGTTTAAAAGAAGACAAcacaagtttcaagggaaaacaattcaaggtAACAAAGGGAAgagaattcaagttttggtaatcagacgcccgcttggagaacaagggaatatagtttaaatgttggcaatcaggcactacctggagaataagggaattcacttcagaatgcaattcgagtcagcaacaaaagaagatcGCGACAAGAAtacgagtcaacagtccgagataatcaacagaagttagtcacaattcagaataaaaaaaaaagataagaagtGGATCCAAATGcaaaagttgatgaaagatgtgagctgctcaagacatgactgaagtcacaagcatggtatgtccggttttgctccgaaaagctgaagaagaatgaactagcacctgcaactagcaaacgtcaaggttcaaatccaaagtctgcatgaagaaccattcaagactcaaaatCAAGcatcagaagacttatagataggaatcttgtaactcataattgacaggcttagttagtctttttcatttcttttgattttgatgtaataacaggactgcgtaccggaacctcgacggaacgacacctcgatcggctctccacctcggtactctaTCACTgttctcacttctgaactacacttTGCCTGATTCccttatagccaaggatatgtaggcagctcagataccagcgCTCGATCACATtcccctttctcttagttttggtctccctaaataagggtcgggtcaaaaaacctgtctattTGTTCTTTGTCTAAAAGTACTTCGTATttctagtcaaagaggggcagctgtagacatgtgatttttgaccctccccaagatttttttagattttagcatgtaaatatttaatttaggcctaatatcgttatttcaactaatttcgactcttcttttttattttattacaaaaaaacaaaaattacaaaaatagtttcattaaggttttgtagtcatttttaatcttgaaaaaataccaaaaaaaaatatagttttgttttaatggtcagtcttattttaataattatttttacttaagtagggctaattaatatttttggtaaTATTTCTATATGAGttgatttttagttaattaagctaattttaagcaAAGCTAGTTATAAAGGCCCAAGTTTCTAGCCCATTCCCTAAGCCCAATACCCTTAAAACCTTTCTTAAAAACCTAGAGACCTAGACACTAAGCTAGAAAAAAGATCCTACACAAAAAGAAATGGGAGATAAATCCTAGAGCTCTAGAGCAAAAGCTGCGCATCAACTAGAGAAGGAGGAGCTGttgcctttttttcttcttcatgaCTTATCACCAACAAATTTCATCTTCCTCACCTTAGTTTAACCATTTTAACACAACCATGAGATCTCGCTGAAATAAACTGTACCAAAGGCTCCATTAACACTCCAACTTCACCTTGTCTTCCTCCAAAAATACAGCTTGAAGTTACTGCAAAACCAGCCCCAAAATACCCATAAAACTCCATTAATACTAGCCCCAAAATTCCCATAAACTCCATTAAAACAAGTATCCACCAAGCTCTTAAAAACCAGTCCGAAATCAGATCCAAAACCTTCCCAAAAATCACCTGAAACAACTAAAAAATGCAGACAATATTTCCCTCTAAAATCGAGCAAGCAGCAGCTTCAAAGCTGAATCATCGAGGTCGTGTTCGAGTTTTCGTTCGCCGTAGCTAGTCCGAATCATTAAGAGTTTGTGAGGTCGTCGTTCGAGTTTTACGGCGAGCTTTGAGGTTGCTGGCGAGGTTCCGTTCGAGTTCGACGGTATTGGTTTCGCATTCTATTCACTTCATAGATGATTTGTTGTACAAGTTCCCTTATCAATACATCAGAAGGTTTTCAGAAAGAAGTTACCATTGTCATATGGTCTGGTTTGAGAGGATCTGTTGATTTGGCACTCTCCTTATCGGTTAAAGTAAGTCGTTTTCTGCTAAGTTTGCAATTCATATGGTTTTATAGATCATTTGCTCTTGAAGCTTAGATACAAATGTGCACAAAAGATACATTattatctttctttttttctcttcttaaaaaataatttttacatatgttactggtgtgcatttcatgtgaccctaccGTAATTGAATAATTATcatggctacgggtacggttcccctaacgtagttgtgatttgtaattgctaaaattcgggtgtacattttATATGAAccgattctaatttccaacaaggttaaatagaaggTGTCGTGAATCAcaagtgcatttcatgtagcgtgacttgcgatatgttttaaataaccttgaaataattctttaaataaaagcggctaaaaattaaaaatgcacataagtttaaaagtgttttaaaatcagataaataggccaataataatagttgagcgaccgtgctagaaccacgaaacccgggaatgcctaataccttctcccggtttaacagaattccttatccagatttctgtgttcgcggactattaaatagagtcaatcttttctcgattcgagatttaaaaccggtgacatgggacaccataaattatcccaagtggcgactctggttttttaaattaataatctcgttttgattgtcacttaaattggaaaaaaactcccttatactcccttctggggtagtaaaaaggaggtgtgacagtaatcATAAACACaatcaccaccatgtgtgcgacATGGTGTCCGATCATGATCCGATAAGCTAGGTTGTCTCACCACAATGCCATGTGGATTGACATCACCCTCCGCTAGCAATCATCTCATCCCAATTTAGGGGTATATTATCATCACATCAATCTCATCCCAAATAAGGGGAATAATCACAATGCACTCATACACCAGTACGTGCAGTTCTGGCGTTAGGTTATTTCAACCTACCCTTCCTCGGTGACTAACTATACTCTCAAAATATTTTTGCTTTGCATACAAaggaaataaaaatacaaatacatACACCTCATAACCCTTCACACTGTTTATATCCTCATTGGTACTTTCAACCACTTACAACATCATTATTTCATTGGCTCTCTTGGCCATACATATGATTCTTCTTTCATGGTATAATGGCCGTATTTTATTTTCCACACTTTTATTTCTTTACTTTCAAGGATCATCATCATAAACATCAACATATAGAATATTTTGTAACTTTAAGTTCATTAGAAATGAAGACTTTAAGCACAATGGATTTCTTTCCAAGAAATAGAGTAAAATGATTGGCAATCGAAGCACGAGTTAAAATCATAAACGAGTAAGACACCATTTGATcttgtgtttaccgtgaaaatggtaataccaattaaatttgttgatgggactctaaaaatatgtaatctatttttatgctagttgttagagcggtTGATGCTAGATATATGAAGATAAAAGATAAAACGCGAGCTAGAATAGAGTTgtgatcaaaccgaggggcttgctgtccgggcctcggactgaccgatgaggggcctcaaggtcgatgcctgggctcgggctcaagctatcggggataatcaggAAAGGGCtaatagttaggatataattaaaagaGACTCTTTATGGACAacatcaagcaataaatgaaaaataagtatgaaagtaataaatgaaagaggtagtctcgagcgagtaagttagagagaaaagagagagagagatgttattgatcttgtgtagaatagttggagcaacagcagccctttacaaagtggtgaggatcccctttatataggaggggaaaatacaacatagtacaaaatgcattaattgtaaagatacgaagatgggacggctagacatgaTATTAGACTCTGCCGGTGCTATCTGCTCGCCTTGGGAATTCCACACCATCGAGATCGTCATTGGGTTGAGCGTAAATGAACCTCGAGGGAGAGAACCTGAGCGCAACCCCACAGCCTCGAGATCTCAATATGACTCCCCGAAAATGCCTTAATGGCGAGAAATCGGACCTTCCGATTTCAccttatacagatagtctccgcgtttcctggGATGAAGTAACGGGAAATGATTTTGAGCCGTTGTTCTGAGGTCATCATTGCCATGAAATCAACCGATAAGTGCATTAAATGCCATGTTCCAAAAATCGTGCAAGAGTCACCATCAATTACGCTTATCGAGGAAACCATGAACTGCTTATTGGCTCGCCCTTTTCGCCGCCTAGGCGGTTCCTCTAAATATATCGACCGTTTGACACTCCTTATTTTTACCCCATCTTCAAATTCACAAGTCAGAACCCATTGTCTTTTAtagtttttcatatttttttagaGAAATATTTACCATTGATATGGCTAGGACTTCTAGAACGGTTCCTCGGCGGAACGAGGTTGCATCATCATGTCGATCTTCTAAGGGGAAATCCAGAGCGATTCCTTCCTTAGAATAGTGTACACCGCCTAATCTCGATATGTCAAAGGATTGTAACATCGATACCACTTCATCCACGCTGGGCCAATGTGAGCACGTGTCCCGATATATTAGCGTCGTGACCAACATACAAACGGTGAGGACAGACTGCCGATGGAGCAAGGCAGTAGGGGTGGAGATTCCTGGTCCCAATGAGAATATAACGGACTATAAGGCCGGCTTTCTTTACGTGTATACCTACCCATTCACCTTAGTTCCCGATAATCCTTCTGAATCCTCTCCCTCGGAGATACACCCGGTTATCTTTAACTTCTGTGACAAGTAACAAGTGACGCTTGGTTAGATCTATCCTTTTttctggaggatagtattgatgctcCGCCATTTCATAGAAGGGGTTGGGGGTGAGACTTTTACCCTCAATAATTTGATCAGGATGTATAGCCCTCAATTTTAACGAGGTTTGATCAGGCTCCATCATCGgtccaaaaaatcatttttctcgagctTCGACGAGGGaaaggatcgagggtggatgagcagATTTGTCCGGGTAAAGAACTCGGATATCATCCTGGCCCAGAGTATGCCCTTTCCGGAGAAATGGAACACACAACGTAAGAAATTTTCCCTTAAGAACTTTTACTACTTTTCTTTTGAAATAACGACCTCTCTGCGCTTCCTGCAGCCGCTTCTTGGTACCCCGAGGCGGTTCCGAATTTGTCGAGATGGATCGAGTGGTTGGATAAGGCATTCCTATATCTTGTTCGGTCTTGGACCGACCTGGCCAAGGAGCGATAGGTtgccaagaatcatggtagagTTTCTTTACCGCCTACGCCTCGTATTTGTGTTTCTACCTATGCCCTTAGTGATGACATCTTGCGGTTATTGCGCTTGTGCAAGTCTTGGCgagaatatgcagatgaggcCACCCCCTCGTGGTGAAGTGGAGGCTTCGGAGCCCGTCaagggaaaaaagagaaaaggcaagGCAACTATCGCCCTTCCTACGACAAAGAAACCCAGGTCACTCAAGCATCGAGCCTCTACTAGGACCTCTGCTTCAACTTCAGGGGTGAATCCTGACACCGAGGAAGAGGATAAAAATGAATGCCAGCTAGCGCAGAGGACGAGGTCGAATGCGAGAGCCTCGCAGGTGCCTTGATCGGAGGCTGCTGAGTCCGGAACGGCCAACTCCGATCGGTCTCATAAACCGGAGACCCTTGAAGAGGGTGTTAATGCGGCCTCAAATCGCACAACTAGGTTTGATGTAGTTTCCATTCACACAATAGGGGTTAACTTTTGGGGAAGTCAGTGACATGAATGACTTTATCTCATGCTTCCAGGTCTCGTCAGGGGAACTGAAGGACGCTCGAGAAGCGATCGTCGTCAAAGCAGGGATTCCTCTCCAAGGGGGAGGCTCTATTGCCAACATTTTTTACGGTGTTAGTGATAGCGGCGAAGAAATTCATGCGGTAGGTGATAGCCATATTTCGTGCATTTCTTTTAGTCTCGGGCATCGTTCTCTGTCTTTCTAACTTTTCCGCTATGCCGTAGTGTAAGGATATGTACGATCATGCCTTCCTTCAGCTCCGTGAGGAGCGTTCTTACCATGAAAAGGAGTGTAAAAAACTTACCTCTATGCTGCGGGATTCAGAGGTTCGCTCTGCCCGGGGAGGGAAAGAACTAGGAGAGCTCCGAGCTGCTTTGGAGACGGCGCTCTGGGAAAAGGCCGACCTTGCTGCGCAGGTATTTTGCCTTGCTTGTACCCGACTTCTGCTCACGTATTCTAACATAAATTGGCTTGCCTTTCTTTTGTAGGTTGAGCAAAATGGTTCACAGATTAGCCAACTAAACACGAAGATTTTTGGGCTGAGGAAGCAAAGTGAAGTAGCGACTATGGAGTTGGGGACATCTCAGGATCTTCTCAAGAATGCTCGCGAGGAGGTTGCTGCCTTGGCCGCGGCCAAGTCCGAGGCTGAAAGAAATGCTGCCACTTGTCTGGAGGACGCAGCCACGACGCACAAAATAGATCATGACGTATCGATAATAGCTGAGCAGAAGCTAGCTCGAGCCTTTAATC
Coding sequences within:
- the LOC104229563 gene encoding uncharacterized protein; this translates as MTSCGYCACASLGENMQMRPPPRGEVEASEPVKGKKRKGKATIALPTTKKPRSLKHRASTRTSASTSGVNPDTEEEDKNECQLAQRTRSNARASQVSSGELKDAREAIVVKAGIPLQGGGSIANIFYGVSDSGEEIHACKDMYDHAFLQLREERSYHEKECKKLTSMLRDSEVRSARGGKELGELRAALETALWEKADLAAQVEQNGSQISQLNTKIFGLRKQSEVATMELGTSQDLLKNAREEVAALAAAKSEAERNAATCLEDAATTHKIDHDVSIIAEQKLARAFNHAKAETRRETLEEIEARGVDLSADLEEAHKLERELALLIAPMRAFDNLKSELLRSEAPLREALDNEKSLKLLCAEKESELRLDVLIFQLKDKAEELGQL